The following proteins come from a genomic window of Leucoraja erinacea ecotype New England chromosome 1, Leri_hhj_1, whole genome shotgun sequence:
- the LOC129698800 gene encoding serine protease 27-like, translated as MTSVNVEAAKTEEIRTRIPTSRTFKILAIVSASLFALIIVALVAFMLVFYLPHTCTDSEACRRSEYTACGCGQRKTQSHRIVGGSSTDDGEWPFIVSLQVGGQHSCAATLISCRWILTAAHCIGNSSAESWNAVFGVHFLKRPTKDIQRQTIKKIEIHPHASTNFNYDVALLELAEPVEYTDFVQPACLPAASTSVSGQTCTTIGWGQTSENVGSSSDELLKTEVKVFTNTQCQKKMPTITTHVICAGVPEGGKDACRGDSGGPLLCQDKNSGAWLVAGVISAGVGCGRPDHPGLYTETAAVHKWIQELIQ; from the exons ATGACGAGCGTGAATGTGGAAGCGGCGAAGACCGAGGAGATCAGGACTCGGATACCGACCTCCAGAACGTTTAAGATACTGGCTATAGTTTCAGCCTCGCTGTTCGCTTTAATAATTGTAGCGCTGGTCGCTTTTATGTTGG TCTTTTACCTCCCTCACACGTGCACGGACAGTGAAGCTTGCAGAAGATCTGAATATACAGCCTGTG GATGTGGCCAACGGAAAACCCAATCTCACAGGATTGTCGGTGGGTCAAGCACCGATGATGGCGAGTGGCCTTTTATTGTCAGTTTACAGGTCGGAGGTCAGCACAGCTGTGCAGCAACACTCATCTCCTGTCGATGGATTTTAACTGCTGCCCATTGCATCGGCAACAG TAGCGCAGAGTCCTGGAATGCTGTTTTTGGAGTCCATTTCTTGAAACGGCCAACAAAGGATATCCAGagacaaacaattaaaaaaatagagaTTCATCCTCATGCATCAACTAACTTTAATTACGATGTTGCCCTACTGGAGTTGGCCGAGCCAGTTGAATACACAGACTTTGTCCAACCAGCTTGTCTACCTGCAGCATCGACTTCCGTTTCTGGTCAAACATGTACAACAATTGGATGGGGCCAAACAAGTGAAAATG TTGGATCGTCAAGTGATGAGCTTTTGAAGACAGAAGTGAAGGTATTCACCAACACCCAGTGCCAGAAGAAGATGCCAACTATAACTACACACGTGATTTGTGCAGGGGTACCTGAAGGAGGCAAAGATGCATGTCGG GGTGATTCTGGAGGACCATTGCTGTGCCAAGATAAGAACTCCGGTGCGTGGTTAGTTGCAGGAGTTATTTCCGCTGGAGTAGGCTGTGGAAGACCTGACCATCCAGGCCTATATACAGAGACAGCAGCTGTTCACAAATGGATACAGGAGTTAATACAATAA